A portion of the Pseudomonas sp. PSE14 genome contains these proteins:
- the lysB gene encoding Rz-like lysis system protein LysB (The gene for this Rz-like phage lysis system protein may overlap extensively with the gene for the other spanin subunit, the Rz1-like protein in the outer membrane.), with translation MSTLRQALYSIALLGALGLLLWGYHQRDQAAAATLALTDQQRQDAEARTERQAKSITALSDSLKAEREAQATLRTTQNQLRQGLADRQRQIEDLKRENQELREWADQLLPDAARRLRQRPALTGADAYRDWLSGRGALPTAGDRSQP, from the coding sequence GTGAGCACGCTGCGCCAGGCGCTTTACAGTATTGCGCTGCTGGGCGCCTTGGGCCTGCTGCTATGGGGCTACCACCAGCGCGATCAGGCCGCTGCCGCCACCCTGGCCCTGACCGACCAGCAACGGCAGGATGCCGAAGCCCGCACCGAACGGCAGGCGAAAAGTATCACCGCGCTGAGCGACAGCCTGAAGGCCGAACGCGAGGCGCAGGCCACCCTACGCACCACGCAAAACCAGCTCCGCCAGGGGCTGGCCGACCGACAACGTCAGATCGAGGACTTGAAGCGTGAGAACCAGGAACTACGCGAATGGGCTGATCAGTTGCTGCCTGATGCTGCTCGCCGCCTGCGGCAGCGCCCCGCCCTCACCGGAGCAGACGCCTATCGCGACTGGCTGTCCGGTCGTGGTGCCCTGCCAACTGCCGGCGACCGCTCCCAGCCGTAA
- the lysC gene encoding Rz1-like lysis system protein LysC (LysC is an Rz1-like component of a phage lytic system, substantially overlapping although not fully embedded in the gene for the Rz-like LysB component.), giving the protein MLLAACGSAPPSPEQTPIATGCPVVVPCQLPATAPSRNGELLDDADRAEAAWADCAAQVDTIYRYQQDHPQHVQAR; this is encoded by the coding sequence ATGCTGCTCGCCGCCTGCGGCAGCGCCCCGCCCTCACCGGAGCAGACGCCTATCGCGACTGGCTGTCCGGTCGTGGTGCCCTGCCAACTGCCGGCGACCGCTCCCAGCCGTAACGGCGAACTGCTCGACGACGCCGACCGCGCCGAGGCCGCCTGGGCGGACTGCGCCGCCCAGGTCGACACGATCTACCGCTACCAGCAGGATCATCCCCAGCATGTACAAGCCCGATAG
- a CDS encoding phage tail protein, with product MYKPDSLRATLLASVPQLKHDHERLLMFIDQGSVRCTAAASLSYEYAYSLQIILTDFPGSPDAVMLPLLGWLREHQSELLANLDKVDKGIEFEVDILDKSKVDMAITLQLTERVVVKRLEDGTYSVTHAPEPQYEAYENYGPMQFIANGELLTEWTPPPAPDAMALVTPNPRRPSDG from the coding sequence ATGTACAAGCCCGATAGCCTCCGCGCCACCTTGTTGGCCTCGGTACCGCAGCTCAAGCACGACCATGAGCGACTGCTGATGTTCATCGACCAGGGTAGCGTCCGCTGCACCGCTGCCGCGTCCCTGTCGTATGAGTACGCCTACAGCCTGCAGATCATCCTCACCGACTTCCCTGGCTCGCCAGACGCCGTGATGCTGCCCCTGCTCGGCTGGCTGCGCGAGCATCAGAGTGAGCTGCTGGCCAACCTCGACAAGGTGGACAAAGGCATTGAGTTCGAGGTCGACATCCTCGACAAATCCAAGGTCGACATGGCCATCACCCTGCAGCTCACTGAGCGGGTGGTCGTCAAGCGCCTTGAGGACGGCACCTACAGCGTCACTCACGCCCCTGAGCCGCAGTACGAGGCCTACGAGAACTACGGCCCCATGCAGTTCATCGCCAACGGCGAGCTGCTGACAGAGTGGACGCCACCGCCGGCGCCAGACGCCATGGCGCTTGTCACTCCGAACCCGCGCCGCCCGAGCGATGGCTGA
- a CDS encoding phage virion morphogenesis protein, which produces MADPLDTLEDWAGPILRALEPAQRKNLAADLARRLRRSQQKRIAEQKNPDGSPYTPRKPRNLRGKVGRIKRRAAMFTKLRTARYLKAKGNAEAIVLSFAGRISRIARVHQFGLKDRAERGAPDVRYPERKLFGFTDTDLDLIRDGLLEHVEL; this is translated from the coding sequence ATGGCTGATCCGCTCGACACCCTGGAAGACTGGGCCGGCCCCATTCTGCGAGCCCTGGAGCCGGCACAGCGCAAGAACCTGGCTGCCGACCTGGCGCGCCGCCTGCGCCGCAGCCAGCAGAAGCGCATCGCCGAACAGAAGAACCCAGACGGCAGCCCCTACACCCCTCGAAAGCCGCGCAACCTGCGGGGAAAGGTCGGGCGCATCAAGCGCCGCGCCGCGATGTTCACCAAGCTACGCACCGCCCGCTACCTCAAGGCCAAGGGCAACGCCGAAGCTATCGTCCTCAGCTTCGCCGGCCGCATCTCGCGCATCGCTCGCGTCCACCAGTTCGGTCTGAAGGACCGCGCCGAACGAGGCGCACCGGACGTCCGCTACCCCGAGCGGAAGCTGTTCGGCTTCACCGACACCGACCTCGACCTGATCCGCGACGGCCTGCTCGAGCACGTCGAGCTGTAA
- a CDS encoding phage baseplate assembly protein V gives MTDFAELSRLIENLVRVGTIAEIDLVKARVRVRTGELLTGWLPWTAARAGADRDWDPPTVDEQVLLLSPSGQLANGVAITGLFSTQHPANGDRASLHRRTYSDSAVIEYDSKAHHLRAHLPAGGTTELISDGGVHIVGDVTLEGDLIQTGNQQVTGNVQVSIDVVAAGISLVHHVHGGVQGGGSNTGVPK, from the coding sequence ATGACTGACTTCGCCGAACTCTCCCGCCTCATCGAAAACCTGGTCCGTGTCGGCACCATCGCCGAAATCGACCTGGTGAAAGCCCGCGTGCGCGTGCGGACCGGCGAACTGCTCACCGGCTGGCTGCCCTGGACGGCGGCGCGTGCCGGCGCAGACCGAGACTGGGACCCGCCTACCGTCGATGAGCAGGTGCTACTGCTGAGCCCCTCTGGCCAATTGGCGAACGGTGTGGCCATCACCGGCCTGTTCAGCACCCAGCACCCCGCCAACGGCGACCGCGCAAGCCTACACCGCCGCACCTACTCCGACAGCGCCGTAATCGAGTACGACAGCAAGGCCCACCACCTGCGCGCCCATCTGCCGGCCGGCGGCACCACCGAGCTGATCAGCGACGGTGGCGTCCACATCGTCGGAGACGTCACCCTCGAAGGCGACCTCATCCAGACCGGCAACCAACAGGTCACAGGGAACGTCCAGGTGAGCATCGACGTGGTCGCCGCGGGTATCAGCCTGGTGCACCACGTTCACGGTGGGGTGCAGGGCGGTGGTTCCAATACGGGGGTGCCGAAGTGA
- a CDS encoding GPW/gp25 family protein, translating into MNRTTGSTIGTLAHIRQSIADILTTRIGTRCMRREYGSQLPELVDQPFNDATRLRAYSATVIALMRWEPRIRISRVQFNGISLQGSVVLELEATLVDSNEQQNISIPLSMGASV; encoded by the coding sequence GTGAACCGCACCACTGGAAGCACCATCGGCACCCTCGCCCACATCCGCCAATCCATTGCGGACATCCTCACCACCCGCATCGGTACTCGCTGTATGCGCCGTGAGTACGGCAGCCAGTTGCCGGAGCTGGTCGACCAGCCCTTCAACGACGCCACCCGCCTGCGTGCCTACTCCGCCACCGTCATCGCCCTGATGCGCTGGGAGCCCCGCATCCGCATCAGCCGGGTGCAGTTCAACGGCATCTCCCTGCAGGGCTCCGTGGTGCTGGAGCTGGAGGCAACGCTGGTGGACAGCAACGAACAGCAGAACATCAGCATCCCGCTGAGCATGGGCGCCTCGGTATGA
- a CDS encoding baseplate J/gp47 family protein — protein MSITFSAIDLSQLPIPEVVEQIDFETILAERKAYLVSLYPADQQEEIAARLELESEPLTKLLQENAYRELVWRQRVNEAALANLLAYAAGSDLEQLAANYNVKRLVVTPGDPSAVPLVAEVLEDDDSLRERAQMAWEGLSTAGPRNSYIFHARAADGRVADATATSPSPAVAVVTIQAMAGDGTAPPDLIAAVQAYLSDEDRRPVADRLTVQGAQVLPYSVTATLYLNTAGPESEPIMEAAEAALLAFVHQRRRLGLEVSESAIHAALHVEGVRKVVLTGWVDVTATEAQAPYCTGVTLSLGSE, from the coding sequence ATGAGCATCACCTTCTCCGCTATCGATCTGAGCCAACTGCCCATCCCGGAGGTGGTCGAGCAGATCGACTTCGAAACCATCCTCGCCGAGCGCAAGGCCTACCTGGTCAGCTTGTACCCAGCGGACCAGCAGGAGGAAATCGCCGCGCGGCTGGAGCTGGAATCCGAGCCGCTCACCAAGCTGCTGCAGGAAAACGCCTACCGCGAATTGGTCTGGCGGCAACGGGTCAACGAGGCTGCGCTGGCCAACTTGCTGGCCTACGCAGCCGGCAGCGACCTCGAGCAGCTCGCCGCGAACTACAACGTCAAGCGCCTGGTGGTCACCCCAGGTGATCCCTCTGCTGTGCCACTGGTCGCGGAGGTCCTCGAGGACGACGACAGTCTGCGCGAGCGCGCCCAGATGGCGTGGGAGGGACTGAGTACCGCGGGCCCACGCAACAGCTACATCTTCCACGCCCGCGCAGCTGACGGCCGGGTCGCCGACGCTACGGCGACCAGCCCGTCACCTGCTGTGGCCGTGGTCACCATCCAGGCGATGGCCGGGGATGGGACCGCGCCACCCGATCTTATTGCCGCCGTTCAGGCCTACCTCAGCGATGAAGATCGCCGCCCCGTGGCCGACCGGCTGACAGTCCAGGGTGCGCAAGTGCTGCCGTACAGCGTCACCGCCACGCTCTACCTGAACACCGCAGGCCCTGAGTCAGAGCCAATCATGGAGGCAGCCGAAGCCGCCCTGCTGGCCTTCGTTCATCAGCGCCGCCGACTCGGATTGGAAGTCTCCGAGTCGGCCATCCACGCCGCCCTGCACGTCGAAGGTGTGCGCAAAGTCGTGCTGACCGGATGGGTCGATGTCACTGCCACCGAGGCCCAGGCCCCCTACTGCACCGGCGTGACCCTTTCTCTGGGGAGCGAGTGA
- a CDS encoding phage tail protein I — MPATPLLPGNATLLERLAAQALADIQRVPIPLRQLVDPDTCPATLLPYLAWAFSVDRWDSAWPEAAKRAAIRAAYFIHSRKGTIGALRRVVEPLGYLIEVREWWQMAPAGVPGTFALVVGVLDSGITDEMYTELSWLIDDAKPLTRHLVGLDISLEVQGHVPVSAAHYDGDTLTVYPYIPETIEVIGSVSMPGREHTIDTVSVYPWQ; from the coding sequence ATGCCAGCCACGCCGCTGCTCCCGGGAAATGCAACGCTGCTGGAACGGCTCGCCGCGCAGGCGTTGGCCGATATCCAGCGCGTGCCGATTCCGCTCCGACAACTGGTCGACCCCGATACCTGCCCAGCCACGCTACTGCCGTACCTGGCCTGGGCCTTCTCCGTCGACCGCTGGGATAGTGCCTGGCCGGAAGCCGCGAAGCGCGCCGCCATCCGCGCTGCCTACTTCATCCACTCGCGCAAGGGGACCATTGGCGCCCTACGCCGGGTGGTCGAGCCGCTGGGCTACCTGATCGAGGTCCGCGAGTGGTGGCAAATGGCGCCGGCCGGCGTGCCTGGAACCTTCGCCCTGGTGGTCGGCGTGCTCGATTCCGGCATCACCGATGAGATGTATACCGAACTCAGCTGGCTGATCGACGACGCCAAGCCGTTGACCCGCCACCTGGTAGGGCTCGACATCAGCCTCGAAGTACAAGGCCACGTCCCTGTATCCGCAGCGCACTACGACGGCGACACCCTCACCGTCTACCCGTACATCCCCGAAACAATCGAGGTCATCGGCAGCGTGAGCATGCCAGGCCGCGAACACACCATTGACACTGTGAGCGTCTACCCATGGCAGTGA
- a CDS encoding phage tail protein, protein MAVTYYAILTAVGAAKLANAAALGTSLQISQMAVGDGGGNVPVPDANRTTLVNEVRRAPLNQLSIDPGNASQIIAEQVIPESVGGWWIREMGLLDNTGALIAIANCAPSYKPQLAEGSGRTQTVRMVLIVNNTGSVELKIDPSVVLATREYVDTAIVTAINRQDAKASVRVGTTANIALNGLLTVDGVVLAAGNRVLVKNQNTGSQNGIYVVSAGAWTRSADADENAEVTPNLTVAVESGTTQADTVWQLITDAPIVVGTTALVFQDITNGLARLASPAFTGNPTAPTPAPGDNDTSIATTEFVQQAIAPKAPLASPAFTGNPTAPTPVDGDNDTSIATTAFVQQAIAPKAPLASPVFTGNPTAPTPAGGDNDTSIATTAFVQGEIAAKAPLASPVFTGNPTAPTPAQFDNDTSLVTSAFVQRALGNIQGVKTINASQALSMADAGMLINVNTGGGDVTLTMPENAPPGVVFRITKLSSNANRVIITSAQNFIGQGSYNSGTPSGTIVLRNFDSVELTSFGPGSSWIAGGGVGTGFLAANGYKRDASGMMIQWGVGNGSTSGPATITFPIAFPNYCAAVVPCPGNPSAYVATLAQSASLSLTDFQVNCWSIGSTPARSTAGFSYIAIGY, encoded by the coding sequence ATGGCAGTGACCTACTACGCGATTCTCACCGCCGTCGGCGCGGCAAAGCTGGCCAATGCCGCCGCCCTCGGCACCTCCCTGCAGATTAGCCAGATGGCTGTTGGCGACGGGGGCGGCAACGTGCCGGTGCCCGATGCGAACCGAACCACCTTGGTCAATGAAGTGCGCCGGGCACCGCTGAACCAACTGAGCATCGATCCGGGAAACGCTTCGCAAATCATCGCCGAGCAGGTCATTCCCGAATCGGTGGGCGGCTGGTGGATTCGAGAAATGGGTCTACTGGACAATACCGGCGCGCTGATTGCCATCGCGAACTGCGCGCCGTCCTACAAGCCCCAGCTCGCCGAGGGCAGCGGCCGCACCCAGACCGTCCGCATGGTACTGATCGTCAACAACACCGGGTCCGTCGAGCTGAAGATCGACCCCAGTGTCGTGCTGGCCACTCGCGAATATGTCGACACCGCCATTGTCACCGCGATCAATCGCCAGGACGCGAAGGCGTCGGTGCGCGTGGGCACCACCGCGAACATCGCCTTGAACGGCCTGCTGACTGTCGATGGGGTGGTGCTGGCGGCGGGTAACCGGGTGTTGGTGAAGAACCAGAACACCGGCAGTCAGAACGGCATTTATGTGGTGTCGGCCGGAGCCTGGACACGCAGCGCGGACGCCGACGAGAACGCCGAGGTAACCCCGAACCTCACCGTCGCGGTCGAAAGCGGCACCACGCAAGCAGACACCGTCTGGCAGCTGATCACCGACGCGCCTATCGTTGTGGGCACCACTGCTCTGGTCTTCCAGGACATCACCAACGGCCTGGCGCGTCTGGCATCGCCAGCATTCACCGGCAACCCAACCGCGCCGACTCCCGCCCCTGGTGACAACGACACGTCCATCGCGACGACGGAGTTCGTGCAGCAGGCCATCGCCCCGAAGGCGCCACTGGCCAGCCCGGCCTTTACCGGGAACCCAACCGCGCCGACCCCGGTAGATGGGGATAACGACACGTCTATCGCGACGACGGCGTTCGTGCAGCAAGCCATAGCCCCGAAGGCACCGCTGGCCAGCCCCGTCTTTACCGGAAACCCTACTGCGCCAACGCCGGCAGGTGGGGACAACGATACATCCATCGCGACGACAGCGTTCGTACAGGGTGAGATCGCGGCCAAAGCCCCATTGGCCAGCCCGGTATTCACTGGTAACCCCACCGCGCCCACGCCAGCCCAGTTCGATAACGACACGTCGTTGGTCACGAGCGCCTTTGTGCAGCGAGCGCTGGGCAACATCCAAGGTGTGAAGACGATCAATGCCAGCCAGGCGCTATCGATGGCCGATGCCGGCATGCTGATCAACGTCAACACCGGCGGCGGCGACGTTACCCTGACCATGCCGGAGAACGCCCCGCCTGGCGTGGTGTTCCGTATCACCAAGCTGTCCAGCAACGCAAACCGCGTCATTATCACCAGCGCGCAGAACTTCATCGGTCAGGGGTCGTACAACTCAGGCACCCCGTCCGGCACCATCGTTCTGCGCAATTTTGACTCGGTGGAGCTGACCTCGTTTGGTCCGGGCTCGTCGTGGATTGCCGGTGGTGGCGTTGGCACCGGATTCCTCGCGGCGAACGGCTACAAGCGCGACGCATCCGGAATGATGATCCAGTGGGGTGTAGGCAACGGCTCCACCAGCGGTCCGGCCACGATCACATTTCCTATCGCTTTCCCCAACTATTGCGCGGCGGTTGTCCCATGCCCAGGGAACCCCTCCGCTTATGTAGCGACCCTGGCTCAAAGCGCTTCGCTGAGCTTGACCGACTTTCAAGTTAACTGCTGGTCCATCGGCAGCACTCCCGCCAGGTCGACCGCTGGTTTCTCCTACATCGCGATTGGTTACTGA
- a CDS encoding DUF4376 domain-containing protein, whose amino-acid sequence MLIDWSSGIPTLAAAPETPPTLRIAERRYQAETAGITVNGMALPTDRDSQALVTGAALAAVIDPNYTCQWKTAEGFVDMSAQQIIALASAMRAHVQACFDREAALLAAVDAGTYSGEQLDQGWPA is encoded by the coding sequence TTGCTGATCGATTGGAGCAGCGGCATTCCTACTCTTGCCGCTGCGCCGGAAACTCCGCCGACATTGCGCATCGCTGAACGCCGCTACCAAGCCGAAACCGCCGGCATCACCGTCAACGGTATGGCCTTGCCCACCGACCGCGACAGCCAGGCCCTGGTGACAGGCGCCGCCCTCGCGGCCGTGATCGATCCGAACTACACCTGCCAGTGGAAGACTGCCGAGGGCTTCGTCGACATGAGCGCTCAGCAGATCATCGCCCTGGCCAGCGCCATGCGCGCACACGTTCAGGCCTGTTTCGACCGCGAGGCTGCACTGCTGGCCGCCGTGGATGCCGGTACCTACTCTGGCGAACAACTCGACCAGGGCTGGCCAGCATGA
- a CDS encoding DUF1353 domain-containing protein, with protein sequence MSRFLTALQVELQGDRTTWKLLSEFVYEDAEHGRIAVARGFETDFASVPRIPVVFDLVGAYGHAAATLHDWLYSSGLVPRASADRIFREALRATGIARWRAWLMWAGVRLGGSSHYRHPASF encoded by the coding sequence ATGAGTCGCTTCCTGACCGCCCTGCAGGTTGAGCTGCAGGGTGATCGCACAACCTGGAAGCTGCTGAGCGAGTTCGTCTATGAGGACGCCGAGCACGGGCGCATTGCGGTCGCCCGCGGCTTCGAGACGGACTTCGCCAGCGTGCCGCGCATCCCGGTCGTCTTCGACCTGGTCGGCGCCTACGGCCACGCCGCCGCCACCTTGCACGACTGGCTGTACTCTAGCGGCCTGGTGCCGCGCGCGAGCGCTGACAGGATCTTCCGCGAAGCCCTGCGCGCCACGGGTATTGCCCGCTGGCGGGCCTGGCTGATGTGGGCAGGCGTCCGTCTCGGTGGTTCGTCGCACTACCGTCACCCCGCGTCCTTCTGA
- a CDS encoding phage tail sheath protein, whose protein sequence is MAGEYHHGVRVVEINEGTRPIRTISTAIIGLVAVAEDADATLFPLDTPVLLTNVQSAIGKAGTNGTLAPSLQAIADQTNAVTVVVRVAKGADDAATTSNLIGTTTVDGKYTGMKALKTAKTKFGVTPRILGVPGLDSEPVATALVALAQQMRAFAYVSAAEAKTKEEATAYREGFGAREVMVIWPDFQRWDTVANGTVVAPAVARALGLRAKIDQEVGWHKTLSNVAVNGVTGISADVYWDLQSTATDSDYLNEADVTTLINANGYRFWGSRTCSDDPLFAFENYTRTAQVLADTVAEAHLWAMDKPMHPTLIRDIIEGLKAKGRELVANGYLIGFDAWYDETLNDKDTLKAGKLKIVYEYTPVPPLEDLTFNQKITDTYLADFANRINA, encoded by the coding sequence ATGGCAGGCGAATACCATCACGGCGTGCGCGTCGTCGAAATCAACGAAGGCACTCGGCCGATCCGCACCATCAGCACCGCCATCATCGGCCTGGTAGCGGTTGCCGAGGACGCCGACGCCACCCTCTTCCCCCTCGATACCCCTGTACTGCTCACCAACGTGCAGTCCGCCATCGGCAAGGCCGGCACCAACGGCACCCTGGCGCCCAGCCTGCAGGCCATCGCCGACCAGACCAACGCCGTCACCGTCGTGGTGCGCGTGGCCAAGGGCGCAGACGATGCCGCCACCACCAGCAACCTCATCGGCACCACCACCGTCGACGGCAAATACACCGGGATGAAAGCGCTGAAGACCGCCAAGACCAAGTTCGGCGTTACCCCGCGCATCCTGGGCGTGCCAGGGCTGGACAGCGAGCCCGTGGCCACCGCCCTGGTCGCCCTGGCCCAGCAGATGCGCGCCTTCGCCTACGTCTCCGCCGCCGAGGCGAAAACCAAGGAAGAGGCCACCGCCTACCGCGAGGGCTTTGGCGCCCGTGAAGTGATGGTGATCTGGCCAGACTTCCAGCGCTGGGACACCGTCGCCAACGGCACCGTTGTGGCGCCGGCGGTGGCCCGTGCCCTGGGACTGCGCGCGAAGATCGACCAGGAAGTGGGCTGGCACAAAACCCTGTCCAACGTCGCCGTCAACGGCGTGACCGGCATCAGCGCCGACGTGTACTGGGACCTGCAGAGCACCGCCACCGACAGCGACTACCTCAACGAGGCGGACGTCACCACCCTCATCAACGCCAACGGCTACCGCTTCTGGGGCTCGCGCACCTGCTCGGACGATCCGCTGTTCGCCTTCGAGAACTACACCCGCACCGCCCAGGTGCTGGCCGATACCGTCGCCGAAGCGCACCTGTGGGCGATGGACAAGCCCATGCACCCGACCCTGATCCGCGACATCATCGAGGGCCTCAAGGCCAAGGGCCGCGAGCTGGTCGCCAACGGGTACCTGATCGGCTTCGACGCCTGGTACGACGAGACCCTCAACGACAAGGACACCCTCAAGGCCGGCAAGCTGAAGATCGTCTACGAGTACACCCCGGTGCCGCCGCTCGAGGACCTGACCTTCAACCAGAAGATCACCGACACCTACCTGGCCGACTTCGCCAACCGTATCAACGCTTGA
- a CDS encoding phage major tail tube protein encodes MAMPRKLKNMNLFNDANSFLGVSKSVTPPKLARKMEAYRGGGMNGPVEVDLGFSDDGLVVEFSQGGLDVITIKQFAAATATAVPLRWTGAYQQDDTGETVPVEIVARGRVKEIDMGEAKPGEDTEHKFTVTCSYYKLIVDGEEILEIDHLNFIEKVNGVDRLAEQRKAIGI; translated from the coding sequence ATGGCCATGCCGCGCAAACTCAAGAACATGAACCTCTTCAACGACGCCAACAGCTTCCTGGGCGTCTCCAAGTCCGTCACCCCGCCCAAGCTGGCCCGCAAGATGGAGGCCTACCGTGGCGGCGGTATGAACGGCCCGGTAGAGGTCGACCTTGGCTTCAGTGACGACGGCCTGGTGGTCGAGTTCTCCCAGGGCGGTCTCGACGTGATCACCATCAAGCAGTTCGCCGCCGCCACCGCCACGGCGGTCCCTCTGCGCTGGACCGGCGCCTACCAGCAGGATGACACCGGCGAAACCGTACCCGTGGAGATCGTCGCCCGTGGCCGTGTGAAGGAAATCGACATGGGCGAAGCCAAGCCCGGCGAGGACACCGAGCACAAGTTCACCGTCACCTGCAGCTACTACAAGCTGATCGTCGACGGCGAAGAGATCCTCGAAATCGACCACCTGAACTTCATCGAGAAGGTCAACGGCGTTGACCGCCTCGCCGAGCAGCGCAAAGCCATCGGCATCTGA
- a CDS encoding phage tail assembly protein, producing MDDLEPQAENQSVAPQEEAIPDNVVVLDTPLKRGTSQIDRLTLRKPAAGELRGLQMASLLQMDVASTMKLLPRISSPGITEPEAAAMDPADLQACAAKICGFLLQKREKAAYLLA from the coding sequence ATGGACGATCTCGAACCCCAAGCTGAAAACCAGTCTGTAGCCCCGCAGGAAGAAGCTATCCCCGACAACGTCGTCGTGCTCGATACCCCGCTCAAGCGTGGTACCAGCCAGATCGACCGCCTCACCCTGCGCAAGCCGGCCGCCGGCGAGCTGCGCGGCCTGCAGATGGCCAGCCTGCTGCAGATGGACGTGGCCAGCACCATGAAGCTGCTGCCGCGCATCAGCTCCCCCGGCATCACCGAGCCCGAGGCAGCCGCGATGGACCCGGCCGACCTGCAGGCCTGCGCCGCGAAGATCTGCGGTTTTTTGCTGCAGAAGCGCGAGAAGGCGGCATACCTGCTCGCGTAG
- a CDS encoding GpE family phage tail protein — MADLAVVFHWAPADMDRLSLSELMEWRERARVRSSADGE; from the coding sequence ATGGCCGACCTGGCCGTGGTCTTTCACTGGGCGCCGGCCGACATGGACCGGCTGTCCCTCTCGGAACTGATGGAGTGGCGCGAGCGCGCCCGGGTAAGGAGCTCCGCCGATGGCGAATGA